The sequence TGTTTTCCAGCTGCATTTTATTAGTTGAGGAGTCAGCTCATCAGCAGCAGTAAACAGGTACTGGGCAGGCATCACTGAGTACATATTGGTATAAGATGAGCTGCCAAAGGGAAGGAACCCTTTTCTTTCATGGGTTTTGAGCAATTGCATGACCACCTGAGTGCCTTCCTGAATTCTGTATTGTGGGAAGTAATGAGTAATTATCATCTAGTCTGCTTAACGTTGATAATTTAATTCATCTTTGTCGTGTCAACCTTCTGTTGTAAGTTTTAAGGCGATGAGTCTTAAGTTATGCTCTCCTCATATGGATGCTGACCACCTTTGTCACCTTTTTCTTCCAACAATATCTTGTAATCATGTGTCTCAGCTCTCATTATCTCAGTCTGAAGAGGAAGAAGGTACACGTGGACATCTGAAATCCTCTGAAACAGCGAGTGTAAGGTCACTGCCCAGCACTGCGATCCAGCCGCTGCAGTTCTGCTGCATCGTAGCTCCCATCGCTGCAACGACACTGCTGTGCCAGCGTGATGCCAGAGCTCAGATACAGGGTCCCTAATACTTTCAGAGCTGCCCCTCGACTCTGCTTCATTCTATCTCCAGAATCTGGAGCTTTTCATTTGTTCCTGGAGCGAGGTTTTCCTCAAAGGACTTGTTAAGAAATCAGCGATCTTTTATAGTCTTCAAACAGGGCACCTTTCGACGCCGACAAAAATAACGAGTGAGTAACGAGGCGGAACGTGAGCCTTGGTCTGCAGCaatgtgtttgtggggctgctgCCGTGGGGAGCGGCCAAGTGACAGCTCCCAGATTTAGCCGAGAAGACAAAGAGGAATACGGCGCTATAGGGTTACAGCCGCCACCTGCTCCGCCGATATCCCAGTGACAGCTGGGACAGCAATGCTCACTTGTCGTCGGCGTGACATCTGCCTGCGAATGAGCACGGCCTTTGTGGCCAGGCGCTTCTAGTTGTCGTTATCTAGAGAAGTCAAGATAATGAGGAGCAGTTTGTTGTTAATACAGATGGCTTGCATGGGAAGACCTTTGAAACAGTGTTGAAATCCTGCTGTTTGTGCTTACACAGAACGAGAAGGAGATAAATGGATCCTGCTGTAGCTGTTTGCTGGGATGCATTTAAAACAAGCAAAGCTATCAATTTGATTACCAAAAGCAACGAAGCGGGAGGCAGCAGAGTCAGCACATGGTGgtgggggatggatggatggacacttTCGTTGCATGGCCACAACAAGGCTCTGTTGTGTCAACATCTCTTTTCCCAAAGAGAAATAGCTTTAGAAAGGATGATCCCCCTGGTAAATTTGAGAGGTGACTCATGAGACAAGAACCAATCTCCTCCTGTTTAGTATACCAAGGCCTTAAAGATAAATATTGACTTAGCCATGATTAGAGCAGGAAGCTGAGAATATTGCTGTCAATCAGCTGCTAAGGACGTGGCTCACAGCGTCTTTCTTGACTGAGTCCCTGTTCATTCCAGTTCCTGCTGTCAGGGTTAGAACAGATGAGGACAGGATGGGGCAATGACTGGGTTATTATCACATCATTCCTGTTGTTTGCAGCTTTGAGCATAGTCAGAGACAATGGAGCTTTCAGTTTATTCAAAGTGCCATCCGAAGTTCAACATCCCAGCTGTGGGACACTTTGCCTCTTGAGGGACCTACGTACATTCTAAAAATCTGGTCCCAGGCTTTCTGCATCTCAGTTCTTACCTCTGCTCCTGGGGCACCAAGGTGACAGATTTATTAAGGGCTGGAGGTGATCAGACCCTGTGGCAGGGGGTCTGCAGAGGGATTTGAAAGGCTTTCAGATAGGAAATGTTGTATTTTTTAGCAGTATCTCCAGTGCTCCCCAAGGCCCCTTTCACTTCCACGCTGTGCTGCCCATACTGACCCTGGCCTGAGGGTTATGTTTCACAACATGAGCCAAAATGTTGACATTGTGGCATTTGATTATTCCCTGAGTAGCATCACGGGGAATGTTGTTGACACAAGATATGCAGCCCACAGGCAACTCTGAATAAGGTAGTCGGTATTATTGGCTTGAAAAGTGGCCTCCCCAGGGGGGATTAGTGGGGCAGAGCGTTACCTGGGGGGTCTCGCACCCCTCgcacagcacagctgggctgctgTGACTCCTCTACCTGCAGCGTTTCTGTGCGTGTTGGTTTGGATGGTATAATTGGACGCAGAGTACATGAAACAGCTCCAACGACATTCCACCAAACCTTTGATACTGAATGGCATGAAGCAAAGCCAGCACAGTGGAAACGTCCTCCTGGGTGCTGCCCAGCCCCGTGCACACGCCTGTCACCCCGGTGCCGTGACACCTCTTCACCACAGCTGCCATTGCAGCTTTTTGCTTTCATACAACATGGCCATAGCGCTTTGTTCCTATTGATCGTGGAGCTAGGGCTGAACCTCTAAAGTTTCTCAGACTATTCCTTTAATCCTGGGTTGAGCCTTCAGATGCCCTGACTTCATAAGGCTGTGATTTATTTGCAAAATCACACTAAATAAAGCAAGTGGAATTCAACCTTTACCCTCAGCTTCCCTGGGCTAAGAAAACAAACACCTGACTGTGCTTGTGGTGAGAGCAGCTGAGTTTTGCTTCTGGTCGGCCTTTCCCTGGCACTGCTCCTCAAGCGAGTACTTCCCCATACCATTCAAAGCCTGGCTTATTCCTAGAACTGGTTTCAATTCTCTAAAACTGATGGCATCAGACACTTGCACTTTTTCACCACACCAGTGGAATTCAACAGGCTGAACTGTGCTTtcctcttaatgaaaaataattgcttcCTCTGTCCTCCAAATAACCACCGTTTAGCTTGATTTTGGTGAAGCTGCAGTGCTAAAGGAATTTGGCTCTCGGTTGACGTTGGGTTTGGTTCATTCCAAGGTTTTATCTTTCTACAGGCATTAAAGAGCACAGCAGGACCGGGCACATGTGTGTTCATAGAATCGCTGCAGCGGGAGCTCTTAGCCCAGTTTCAATGGCTGCTTTAAAGGCAAAGTCCATTGCATGGGAGTACACTGTTGTTATGCATGAATCATATACCCAAGGGTAGATTACTGATATATGTTTAATTATTTTCCTGTACCCTGACACAATTAATTCTTTTAGGTTTGCATACCTCTGCACCTGAATTTCTTTAAAGGATGGATATACCTTGGACCGGGATCTTTGGTGGCGGTAAAGAGCAAATACTGTTGCTGTTGTGAATTTTGCTAAGTTTTCAGAAAACTGAATCTGGAATCTGAACTTGAATCTTAACTCAGCTTTTAAAGTAGCCCGGTTCATACTGAATCTGAAGAGTATGCAAGAAATAAAGGCCTAGTATTTAAGTGCAAAGTTAGGGTATTGCAGTATACTGAGGGGTAATTGTATCAGGGAAGGTGCCTGTCTCCGCGATAGAACGACTTCATCCACCCAAGATGAGCTGTGTTTATTTGCATCGCACTGTTTGCCGGATAGGCTACTGTTTCATGCAAACAAACCCAATCTGGATTTTAATATCATTAAGTCATCCTAATAAAGTTCCGTGTTTTCCTCCTGATCCCACAGTACTTTTAAGTCCAAGTCTTTGAACAGCATGGTGAGGGGAGTGCCCATGTCCCGCTCTGAGACAGCGTCTTGGGACACACTGTTACTCAGTTTTGTGCAGCTtagcccctttgctgctgttaacATTTCTGTTTCTTGAGTCTCTGGAAACAACAACTTCTTTGTAGAATGTGAGAATGAATCTGGCAACACCCAGCGCTCTGTGTTGTTCTCCCCAGGGAGGTTGTTACCGGTACGGACTGAGAGGAGCAGGGCTGCTGGTGGAGGTGACAGCGACTCCTCCTCTGTGTCCGCGAGCACCGCAGACAGTAAGAGCGGCAGTTCTGTCTGTTTTCTGTAGCATCCCCCGTGTCCCAGCACAGGCGGTGCCAGCTGGGGTATGTACGCTTCACCTTCCACCCCGTCAGTCCGCAGCAGCGGTTGCTGCGTTTGCCCCTGTAAGAAACCGGATTCTTTCGTGTCGCTGCTGCTCCACAATGCCGAGTTTGGCCTCTGTTCTTTATAATCCCAGTGGCTGCGGTTCCCACCCAACATCTCCGTTATGAGCTTTCCACCACCAAAACTATCAGGAGAAACTTCCTTTAGCATTTCTTTTGGCTGCAAATTCTTCTTGTTGACACAATCCGTGCCTTTGACGCACACCCCGTAGGTCAGGGGCAGCATTTTGCTGGACGGGGCAACAGGAAGGTTTTGCCCAATGATTTGAGGAGCGTAACCCGACGGAGCAGTGCTTGCCAAGCAGGGCGGCTGGGGGGAAAGCTGGAGTGTGGGCACATCCCTGTGCTGCTCATGGGCAGCTTCTGGCGGACGGAAAGTCCACGGTGGCTCCAACGTTCTGTCCAAGCGTTGGCTGATCTGCGGTACCTGCACGTCCGGGATGAGAAAGGATGGTCTGGTTAAATTAATGGGCTTTATGATGTGTTCCACTGTCAGCGTAAGAGGCTGGAATGATGAGATCCCTCTGAAGTCCTGTGGAAATAGATCGACAAATGTGAATTAATAACGAGAAGCTGTGGCTTTGAAGGTTTGCTTTAAGtcctttacatttttctttggaGAAATATCAGTAAAGCCAGTAATGACCAACAGGGATCTGCTCTGTTGACAAAAGAACTTATTCTTCTTTTCCTGGGGAGTGACCCTTCAAAGGAGTACAGATATCTGTCATACACCATGGCAACCATGCAgtcctaaaatatgtaaatcaaaTTGCCAGTGGGTCACTTAAAAACTGGAAATGAAAATCTGTGATTTTGGGAACAGTTCTAACATCGATGTAGAGCCCTGCTCTCTTCTAGGGACAATACATCCCATTTATTTCCTTGAATAGAATAACCAGGATTCTTCAAATCTTCAGCTATCTTTGCTGTGTTATTTTACAGTTCCCTGTAACCAATTTTATCTACGTGTGGCAGGATGATCACATGTAAACTGCCAGTGGTCTGCAGCGCTTGCCGAGACTGTGCTCATCTCATCATCCCCCTCAATTAGCAATGCTATTTAGGTGCACGCACATAATTCCAAGCACTTTAAGTATTTGCTGCAGGGGTTTAGGAGCACTTACCAATGACATAGGCTGCGCGCTGCGTTGCTTGACGTACTTATAGATCCCATAGCTAAttgcagcaaacaccagcccggCACAGAAGGCGAGTGCCACGAAGCAGTAGAGAAGCCACGACTTGTCTGCTTGGTGAGGAAGAGAACAAATGGAAAATGGAGCTTCAGAGAAAAACTGCGTGGGATTAGGTAAATTATGTTATAGGTCTAGTTTCATAGGACTAGATTTTTAAATTAGGAAAGTTGGTGTTGGTTCAATATCTTTAGCAAGACTCTCTTGGTTTATACCAGCTGAAAATCAGCCTCTTGTGTAGCCAGTATCCCAAATTGGTAAATGAGTGAACAGCCTCACCTGCCAGCGTTTTAACCCAGAACACCTGGGCCTTGCTGCTCCTCTGGAGGAGGTTTATGTACACGGTGCCGTTGTATTCCGTGTCGGGGTCCAGGTTGGAAACTTCAAATTCTTTGTTGTGCTCATTCTTTGTCCACTATTTCAAATAAAGGCAAATTCTGTGTTTTAGAAAGATTACATGCATACAGCTTCTTCAAATCAGATTGCAAAATTCAGTATGAAGTTTTCTGTACTAGTAAGGTGTTGCAGGACTATAAGAATTCTTCATATATGGAATTCTAAAGATACAATTTGCTGTATTTaatttttgcatttcatttcCTTAAGACTTGAACTAATCAAGTCATTCTTTCTTTTAGTCACCAGCAGCTTAACATTTTGCTATTTATACATTACCCTGGGAAGCTCTGGTTTCCTTTCCATAATTTTAGAGGAATTCTTAAAGTTCTTCTCATCTGCTGAGACCCAAAGACTCTGGAACTTTCTCTTGCACCTCAGCAATCTCATTGGTCACGTATAAGCTCTGGTGTCCTTCTCCATCGTATGCAAAGTGTGGCTCACAAAAGTCAGCGGGCCTGAGGTTGTGCTTTACCTTTTGGTGTGTCCTTTGGTTGAATATCGTTAAGTGATAATCAACAGCACCAAATTTGCTACAAATGTCCTCTACGGTTAGCTGGTGGTCACCCACACCTCTCAGGGGGGTGTAGGGGGGCCGGATAAGGAACTTTATGGACCGTACATAAGGAATATACTCCACTGCTGGTGCTCCGATAACAGCTGGAAAAGACAGAATGGGAAGCCTGAGATTAAAGTTGATACATCATCAGATCATCTTATACACAGCTTATACACACTGCCACCTTGAAATATGGACAAATGTGCAGGGGAAAATTTCCACGTTGAAATATTGACAGATGTGCAGGGGAAAATTTCCACCTTGAATTGCTGACAAATGTACAGTGGGAAAATTTTAGTCACAGAGCCATGAGAGAATTGGCAAAGGCCACGTTGTGTGTTTGCGTTAGAGCTCAGTGAGGGGTTGGGAACATTAAATATCGGTTGGTCTGGCTGCTTATCCTCATTTTCAGGAGTTCACATTTCAGAGTTTCTATGGCAGTGTTACTGACTGTCCTCAAGCTGCCCAGCATGTCCCTTGCCCATCCTCAGGCCTTCACCCCCTTCCTACCCAGCCCAGAGTCGTGCAATACTGCAATTTGAAGCAATACCATCCTAAACATCAGTGAGAGCTGGAATGAATCGCCAGCGAGCAGGATTTGATCATTTCAGCAGCCGTACGTACTCTCTTTTCTGGGTTCGAATCTTTCTGAGCGCACCCAGCCGGAGGAGCAGTCGTCCTGGCCATTCACCCTCACCCTGGCGTAATAATTCTCTGTGAAGTTTTCCGTTTCGCGAGTGAGGTTGCAGAAACGCTGCCTGATGCTCTGGCACTCCTGCTTGTTAAGCCAGGACTTTTCTCCATACCTTAAGACAGAAAAAACCAACCCTTTTAGTCTGTTTGGTAGAACAGATGCAATACCACCCTTCTCCAAAATGATCCGAACAGGCTGTTCTGCCAACTCTTAGTAGTTTTTAAAAGCATTATTGCAATTAGCAGGTGGCAGGGGATGTAATGGCCGGGGTTCTTTGCCCAGCCCTTACTCTGAATGATTGTTCACAAGTTCACTGCAGTGTTTGCAGACTTGTCCAAAGCCCACAGAGCTATCTTGTGCCATTAGTTTGATTTCTCACAACTCTAGTGACTGAACCAGAGGAAGACAATCGCTCTGACCTGTATTTACAGGTGAGGAAACTGCAGAATAGAGAGAAGAAAGGTGCTGAAGGCAAAGAATAGCTCAGTAATGGAGTAAAGCTGGCAACCCAAGGTGTGAAAGTATTTGCTTAACTGAGCACCAGTTTAATTCTGTGCTTCACTGTGTTCTTGTCTAAGCAGAAGCGTTTCCATAACAGTGGAAAAAGCGACAGAAACAGCAAAATCTACATTTCTTTCTTGGCCCtttctctgcaaacagcagcccTGGGAACAACAGATCTCCAAAGAGAAGCAAACCTCACATACTGTTTATACTGAACGTCAAATACAGTGCCAGGGGGAATATCTGCTTCAGTTTCCCATGTCAGGATGTTCTCAAAGTTCGTAGAAGAGAATGCTGCACGTTTCAGACATGCTGACCTCTCCGCAGTCACAACGCCTGGGGGAGCAAAGAAACTGGTATTAAAATGCATATTCTGGCATCTCAGCCCTGGGATGGATGCGGGTCCAATGCTGCTCGGCCTTTCACTGAGCAGCAGTATCAGGTGTCTTGGTTCCAGTTTGCCAGAGATGGGCTGCAAGGCAGAAGTTTGGCCAGAAGAGGAATTCAAAGCATGCACACATCATTGTGTGCAGCTTGCGGATTATCGACTCATCCCAAAGAAATATAAGTCAGATATTTTTACAGAAAGACTTCAAAAAGTCAGAAAATCTTTGAGTTCCTTACCAGGATTCTTTTAAAGCAGTTAAATGGCTGGTTTTCAGGGCTAGATTCATAtctatgaatcatagaatcatcgaaCAGAATGTCTGCCCATACTCAGGGAAGTGACATTCTGCAATCGGTTCACATCACTGAGGATGTGACTGCCCTTCACCTCTCCCGCTCCGTGTTTTATTGGGTGGAGGGTGACACGCAAAGAGCCGGTGCCGGGACTCTGCTCTGGGTGTGCCCGGGTGAAAACAAACAGTTGCACTCCCTGCTCGCCCTGTGCCTCTTCCCACAGGGTTCGGCCTTGGGACGCAGAAATATCACTTGGCCCTGGCAAATGCCACCTGCCTGAGCTGCCTCTCCGAGAACAGCCCCCAATCCACCTGCAGCAAATGTTCTTGGCTGCGGAACAATCTCCTGGAGACTTTGAGCTCTCTGCTATTACGAGAATACACAGCGTTTCTCAAGGCTGATTCGCAAGACCTTCTAACTTGAGGAGTAACCTTCAGAATCGCTAAGCTCTGTGAATTCAAATTATAGATCCGTCCTCAAAGGTAGATAATTTATACATGACTCTTGGTTTGCGGTATTGGTAAACACCTTGAACATGCATGAGGTTCAGCCTGCACTTGCTGAAAATGAATAGTCCCATTATGGTGCTTGTAAGTGAACgctcaaaatcattgagtcccCACATGAACAAATGATGTGATAAGGAAATGCAAGCAGCACAGCTTTACAGATGGGAAAACTGAGGACCTGAATGGGGGTGACTTGGCCAAGATCAGGGACTAAACCACACCAGTTCCTGGATCCTTGCTCTGATCTCTCCCTCCAGCTGTCTCCAAGGAGAAGCAAGTGTCAGTAGTTCCAACTGGCGTGCTGTACAGGGGGAGAATTAGGTGTAAAGACATAAATCTGCCTCTCAGGCTTGTTGTGTGTGGCATTTTGGCAGGAAAGCAACACAGAGATGGGCTGAAGTCTGTTCCACGTTTTGTCCTGACCTCATCTACAGCTCAACACTGGGCACAATCTTCCTGGCGAGGCAGAAATGCAGCAGTCGGTACAAAGCGGGTGGGTTTCCCTGTCTGGGCACCGTGAAAACTGAGTCACCAATCCTCTGATCATATCAGAAGTAGGAAACCTCCGTCTTCCCACATCTATCCATACTAAAACACAGTTATGCAAAGCAGCGTAGTGTAAGCACAGTCAAGTGTGGGCAGGGAAAACCAGGATATTTCACAGGGTAAAAGTCCCGCTGTTACAGAATTTTCTGAAGGCGCCTTCCTTACAGAATAAGATCACGGATACGAAAGCAGATGAATAAGGTTGCTTGTTGAAAAGCTGACATTTGAAAACATAATAGGTTTCACCCAGGAGTGAATTTGCTGCGTTTGGAGTTGGATTAAATGGATTTTAGGGACACATTATTAGTTTGTACCTCTTTTAAGATCAGGGCCATTCTTGTATTCATTTCTGTCTCCGCTTAAGATACAAGGGGCTGATGCAAAGCCCCCTGAAGTCAATGAGTATCCTCTACTCCTGTAGAGTTTGGGTTGTAACACACCAGGGGCAAACGCTTTGAAGTCTTTCCTTGTCCGTACTAATCCTTAAAGCACCGAGCACACCATCAGTACTTACAAAATATTGGAAGGAGAGAGCGACACAGGGAACTTTTGAACACCTTCAGACAAGAGCTCGTTCTCTGGGTCTTCCAATAAACACGACTGAATTACCTTCCAGGATCAAACAGAAACAACCGCGACCAGTGACAGAGAAGGAGAAATCAGGACTTACCGACCACTGAAAATACAGCCAAGACGCTCAGAAATTGCTTCATGAATAACTACGCGAGCTGCGCTGGGAGAACAGGCGGTCGATCCTGTGCGTGGGTGAATCACCTTTTACAGGAGCTAAATTCTTGTTTGTGAGGCCGGGTTGGGTTTGTTACCCAGTAACAAGCTGCAGAGCTCCTGTCCCGCCTGCGTTGGGCTCTGAGATCAGCAGCTACGGATCTGCGCGCATGTGTGAGAGAGAACAGGAGAGTAACTGCGATTGCAGCTCTGCCTGCGGAGCCTGCACACCTGCCTGGACAAAGGTGCGCCAGCCAGAGGCTGAGAAAACCCCCAGGTTTTGAAAGAGCGCCAAACATTTTGCCGATAAAAACTTCCTGCCCAAAAGCCCTCCCTGAGCTTTCTCAGTTTTAGGCCTCGTTTTTCTGGTCGGGTAACTTTGACTTGTTAAAACTCTAGAAATCAAACCTAGTGCTGTGCATCTACTTGGCTTTATAACGGCTGCAAGCAGGACATCCATTTCCTTAAGAAATACCTTGGAATGCTTTCTTAAAATGAAACTCAGACAAGTGAATGGTTTTTAAGCTCTTGTATTGTTCACGCTGGGTATGGATGGGAGCCAGACGGCTTCGCAGAGCTCTGGGGAGGAGCACGTGCTACCCCGTGGCTTTTCGCAGAGGCCACTGGAGACCTACGATTTATTTTTGTGGCTACTGACAATATAAGGCTGTGTTCTGAGTTCCGTGAATACCATATGGTAAGAACTGCGAGTTTGCATGAAATCTAACCAAGAGAAAGATACAGTTCCTGTTGCGCcgctttctttgttttttaggCTCTTGTTACCTTACATTTTCAGGCTTTTCACAAAAGAGCGAGAGACATTTCCTTCTTTGGTCAAAAGTGAAAAGTAATTGCTTGTTTCCAGGAGATGCAGATTTAGCACCGGCAGATGTGTGTAACCCCTGAAGAGCTGGCGCAGCTGCGCGCTGCTTGTTTTACCCAAGATGTCTTAAGTGGGGAGAACTTCACCCATACAACCTGCATTTGAAGCTTAGGAAGCTCCCGTAGCCCTTGCTTTTGGATTTTTGCATTCAAAATCCCTGGCTCATTCCTTCCCCATGGTCACAACTGCACAAACCTGCCCTCGGTCCCTGGGTTTGCCGAGGACTAACTGGACCATTGCATAAAGCCGAGGTTGCACCAGAGCAAACCCAACTGGGCTGTCCTGAGAACCATTGTTGCTGCAACCCCAGAAATGCTTTTAACAGAGCCCTAAACCTCTGTCCATCCCTGACCCTTTTGCACCGAAAAGCAGGTCTCAGGCGTTGGTGAAAGAACAAGGATGCTGCCCCAGCAGCACAACTCACCTCTCCGCCAGCTCCCAGCCTGAGAAGAGCCGGACAAGACAAAGAACTGGTGCCAGGCCCTGTTTGCAGAGCTGTGACATGTCAAAATCATTCGGTAGAGGTTGAGCAACTTTCAAGTTTCCCGTAACTCAAAGCCTTGGGGGGGTTTTCTTGGATTGCACAAGAGGATGGGTGGCGATTGTATTTGAATGATCTGCGTGTTTCTAAGTGAACAGGAGGGTGCAGGATGTACCTAAGGACACTTTGCAGAGAACAGGtaggaaattaaaaaggaaaattctaGTTGATGAATCTTTTTTCTCCCATCTCCCCTTTTTATTTAATTGAGGGCCTTGATGAGTCcgtcttgcttttccttttcaaagcAATTCCCAGCCCCTCCTCTTATATTGTTCTTCTGAGTCTCTGAAGGCATCAGCTTTAATACCCTCCTCCTACATCCTTCCCTCATCCGAGACAACTCTGTTGTGTGTCTCCCTGTTTAATTTAATGCTTTGCTTTTCTGCGTCTCCTTTTACTGGAATAAAATGTGAGGCTGTGTTTCTATGAGATGGGAAGAGCACACATTAAAAATACACTGCAAAGGTCAGCATTGCCCAGTCAAGGGAGGATTTGTCTCCTGGGCCTTTTGCTGTGGGACTTGTGGTTTCATTCTTTGCTCAGAGatggtcacagtcctgctctttcAGGGaccagagggtgacctggctgggAGGATTCCACTCAAACCAAAGCATTAGGAATGGGAAGCCCATGTTTTAAAGTGTAATGTTTTTCAGGATGAGCTGCAGTCACCCTTTGTACTTCTGGGAAacctaaaaacacacacacacgtggagttatatatgaaaatattattGCATCTGCATCAAGCAGCTCTCAAACGTTCTGCACAGCAGGGAGAATTTCAGCTTTGATAGGTACACtgatataaaaacaaaaataaataaatagcaggcATGCCACACATTTATCACAGAAGGTGATCTCTGTGCATTGAGATCTTTTCATCCCGCAAAAGCGAAGGTTGTTCGAGGTCTCTGTGCGGTACTTCCAGTCGAGCAGGGGTGCAATTTTGTAGCTTCAGACAAGCAAATGTAACGTTAGCGGTTCATCCTGGCTCGAAACCAGCGTGCGGGCACATCGCTCGCTGATGGTTTCACGCGGGTCCGGgttgtggttttgctgttttAGAGGTGGGTTTTGCCTTTCATAACCCGCATGGAAAAGTGACTTTGCTCTCGCGTCACAGGTGGACACAAGATGCTGTGTGTTCACTGGGTGACACCGGCGGTGTCACCGCGTGTCTCACTCTTGGCCACGTTCGAATTGCGTGTCTCATACCCGAACCGTAACACCTTATCACAGCTGTCCCTGCGCAGAGGGACGGTGAATGTGCGTTAGTTACTTAGCAGTAAAAATACACCTTTTATGACCTTACAGCCATATACCTTGATAGGCCACACATCAGTGGAAAAAACTGTCTAGGTGAATAAATACAAAAAGCACCACTATCAGTTATTTGTCCTCATTTTGCTCTCCTTGTGCGGATATCTGGAGCTCTCTAGCGTTTTCCAGGCGCAGCACAGAACTGCTAGGGCGCTCTAGCTCCTCCTCATGTAATGTGCGTGCTCGTAGCCTTTGAATTTAAACTTTTGATCGTGTTTTTCTTTCATAGTTGAAGTTCCAAATGTGTCACTTAGCACCGTGGGTGCAGGAGGTGTCCCTTCTGTAGAATTATCGCTGTCACAGTCGCTTGCGATCCCTTCATCTTCTGCCACTTGGGATGTTTGAAAGGAAATGAGCTGCTGGGTGCTGGGATCCTCCCTGAGCTGCGATATCTCTCCGATCCGGACCTGCGGATCCAGTGTTGATTTCTGGTAATGCTTGGTGAAGCGATGAGCGTTCCTGTGCAGATAATGGCCCTCGGCTGGAGGTTTGGCACAGGTCCCCTCCGCCGGTGTCTGTAAGAGGGTCATTTCCAGGCGTTCATCCCTGTCTGTGTCCTGCTGTCCGTGTTCCCTGGGACCTGGGAATCTCACATCAGCGAGGGATATTGTTCCCAAAGAGGAGCTGCGAGAAAGGGACGCCGTCTCCGTTCCTTGGGATCCAGAGGTGTCCACCTCATTCTTGCTCGTTGGAAAGAAGGAGAAGCCCAAGGTGCTCAGGTCAAGCACAGACTCACTGTCCACAGAGAGATCTCCAGATCCCAAGTCCGAGCCAGTTTCGTCCTGAGCTGTTCTGGATGATTCACAGTTGAGGTGTCTCTTCGGAAACTGAGGCATTTCAGTGTATGGGATGAAAGtactgctgtcctcttcctcctcctcctctgatgatgatgatgagaggAAAGAATCCGTCCATGGTACGTTGTTTCTTGCTGAAGTTCTGTTTGTCTTCCTTTGGGACACTGGCTGCTCTGTGCAGATAAGGTAGTCCCCAAAGGATTCCTTTTCACTGAGCTCATAGTCACAGGCTGCTCCAGCAGCTTTTAAAGGAGAGAAATCCTaccaaggaaaagaaacaaaccacaggTCAGTGAGTTAGCGATGCTTTTTAAAGAAAGGTTTGGCCATAGGACATGCCGGAATGGAAGC is a genomic window of Patagioenas fasciata isolate bPatFas1 chromosome 25, bPatFas1.hap1, whole genome shotgun sequence containing:
- the IL22RA1 gene encoding interleukin-22 receptor subunit alpha-1 isoform X2, which codes for MKQFLSVLAVFSVVGVVTAERSACLKRAAFSSTNFENILTWETEADIPPGTVFDVQYKQYGEKSWLNKQECQSIRQRFCNLTRETENFTENYYARVRVNGQDDCSSGWVRSERFEPRKETVIGAPAVEYIPYVRSIKFLIRPPYTPLRGVGDHQLTVEDICSKFGAVDYHLTIFNQRTHQKWTKNEHNKEFEVSNLDPDTEYNGTVYINLLQRSSKAQVFWVKTLADKSWLLYCFVALAFCAGLVFAAISYGIYKYVKQRSAQPMSLDFRGISSFQPLTLTVEHIIKPINLTRPSFLIPDVQVPQISQRLDRTLEPPWTFRPPEAAHEQHRDVPTLQLSPQPPCLASTAPSGYAPQIIGQNLPVAPSSKMLPLTYGVCVKGTDCVNKKNLQPKEMLKEVSPDSFGGGKLITEMLGGNRSHWDYKEQRPNSALWSSSDTKESGFLQGQTQQPLLRTDGVEGEAYIPQLAPPVLGHGGCYRKQTELPLLLSAVLADTEEESLSPPPAALLLSVRTGNNLPGENNTERWVLPDSFSHSTKKLLFPETQETEMLTAAKGLSCTKLSNSVSQDAVSERDMGTPLTMLFKDLDLKVLWDQEENTELY
- the IL22RA1 gene encoding interleukin-22 receptor subunit alpha-1 isoform X1; protein product: MKQFLSVLAVFSVVGVVTAERSACLKRAAFSSTNFENILTWETEADIPPGTVFDVQYKQYGEKSWLNKQECQSIRQRFCNLTRETENFTENYYARVRVNGQDDCSSGWVRSERFEPRKETVIGAPAVEYIPYVRSIKFLIRPPYTPLRGVGDHQLTVEDICSKFGAVDYHLTIFNQRTHQKWTKNEHNKEFEVSNLDPDTEYNGTVYINLLQRSSKAQVFWVKTLAADKSWLLYCFVALAFCAGLVFAAISYGIYKYVKQRSAQPMSLDFRGISSFQPLTLTVEHIIKPINLTRPSFLIPDVQVPQISQRLDRTLEPPWTFRPPEAAHEQHRDVPTLQLSPQPPCLASTAPSGYAPQIIGQNLPVAPSSKMLPLTYGVCVKGTDCVNKKNLQPKEMLKEVSPDSFGGGKLITEMLGGNRSHWDYKEQRPNSALWSSSDTKESGFLQGQTQQPLLRTDGVEGEAYIPQLAPPVLGHGGCYRKQTELPLLLSAVLADTEEESLSPPPAALLLSVRTGNNLPGENNTERWVLPDSFSHSTKKLLFPETQETEMLTAAKGLSCTKLSNSVSQDAVSERDMGTPLTMLFKDLDLKVLWDQEENTELY